The following proteins come from a genomic window of Ornithinimicrobium cryptoxanthini:
- a CDS encoding NADH-quinone oxidoreductase subunit C, whose product MSDKNDNPTEDLPVEQTDDVARAAGEPVVAARRTGMFGASAGGDTSGYGGLQRDILFPGEAARPYGGYFDEVADALEAATGPIYAEAVEVVIDRGEMTLHVAREHLLTIVNALRDDPALRFELCLGSTGVHYPQMTGAELHSVSNFMSITHGGRRVRVEVSAPEEDPHVPSIVGTYPANDWHERETWDMFGIIFDGHPALTRILMPDDWPGHPQRKDYPLGGIPVEYKGATIPAPDTRRSYS is encoded by the coding sequence GTGAGCGACAAGAACGACAACCCCACCGAGGACCTGCCGGTCGAGCAGACCGACGACGTGGCCCGGGCCGCTGGTGAGCCCGTGGTAGCTGCCCGCCGCACGGGCATGTTCGGCGCCAGCGCCGGCGGTGACACCTCCGGTTATGGCGGTCTGCAGCGCGACATCCTCTTCCCGGGTGAGGCTGCCCGTCCCTATGGCGGCTACTTCGACGAGGTGGCCGATGCCCTCGAGGCGGCGACCGGCCCGATCTATGCCGAGGCCGTCGAGGTCGTCATCGACCGCGGTGAGATGACTCTCCACGTCGCTCGCGAGCACCTCCTGACGATCGTCAACGCGCTGCGGGACGACCCCGCCCTGCGCTTTGAGCTGTGCCTGGGCTCCACGGGCGTGCACTACCCCCAGATGACCGGTGCCGAGCTGCACTCGGTCAGCAACTTCATGTCCATCACCCACGGCGGGCGCCGCGTCCGGGTCGAGGTGTCCGCTCCGGAGGAGGACCCGCACGTCCCATCGATCGTCGGGACCTATCCGGCCAACGACTGGCACGAGCGCGAGACGTGGGACATGTTCGGCATCATCTTTGACGGACACCCCGCGCTCACGCGGATCCTGATGCCAGACGACTGGCCGGGCCACCCGCAGCGCAAGGACTATCCACTGGGTGGCATCCCGGTGGAATACAAGGGCGCCACGATCCCGGCACCAGACACGCGCAGGAGCTACAGCTGA
- a CDS encoding NADH-quinone oxidoreductase subunit D, with product MSTQTHEDLYADGEDLGAPVFTATGGDWEQIAHDAATLGEERIVVNMGPQHPSTHGVLRLVLELDGETVRECRAGIGYLHTGIEKNMEFRTWTMGTTFCTRMDYLTPIFNEAAYCLAIEKLLGITDRIPQRANDIRILMMELNRIGSHLICLGTGGMELGATTVMTIGFRERERILRFFEAVTGLRMNHAYVRPGGVIQDVPGEALDALEAELPDLRLGIRDLENLLLENPIYKGRTVDVGHLDLTGCMALGVTGPILRSAGLPLDLRKLSPYCGYETYDFEVITRDGADAYDRTCIRIDEMWQSLKIAEQAIERLRASEGEPVMIADKKIAWPAQLSVGSDGQGNSLDHIRNIMGESMESLIHHFKLVTEGFRVPPGQAYVGIESPKGELGVHLVSDGGTRPYRAHFRDPSFHNLQAASVLAEGGLVADVIVAVASIDPVMGGVDR from the coding sequence ATGTCCACGCAGACCCACGAAGACCTCTACGCCGACGGCGAGGACCTCGGCGCTCCCGTGTTCACGGCGACCGGCGGTGACTGGGAGCAGATCGCTCACGATGCGGCCACGCTCGGCGAGGAACGCATCGTGGTCAACATGGGGCCGCAGCACCCCTCGACCCACGGCGTGCTCCGTCTCGTGCTGGAGCTTGATGGTGAGACGGTGCGCGAGTGCCGGGCTGGCATCGGCTACCTCCACACCGGCATCGAGAAGAACATGGAGTTCCGCACCTGGACCATGGGCACCACGTTCTGCACGCGCATGGACTATCTGACGCCGATCTTCAACGAGGCTGCCTACTGCCTCGCGATCGAGAAGCTGCTCGGCATCACCGACCGGATCCCGCAGCGCGCCAACGACATCCGTATCCTGATGATGGAGCTGAACCGGATCGGTTCGCACCTGATCTGTCTGGGCACCGGTGGCATGGAGTTGGGCGCGACGACCGTGATGACGATCGGCTTCCGGGAGCGCGAGCGGATCCTGCGCTTCTTCGAGGCCGTCACCGGGCTGCGCATGAACCACGCCTACGTCCGCCCCGGCGGCGTCATCCAGGACGTGCCGGGCGAGGCGCTGGACGCCCTTGAGGCCGAGCTGCCCGACCTGCGTCTCGGCATCCGCGACCTGGAGAACCTCCTGCTCGAGAACCCGATCTACAAGGGCCGCACGGTCGACGTCGGTCACCTGGATCTCACCGGGTGCATGGCGCTGGGTGTCACCGGGCCGATCCTGCGCTCCGCCGGACTGCCGCTGGACCTGCGCAAGCTGAGCCCCTACTGCGGCTACGAGACCTACGACTTCGAGGTCATCACCCGCGACGGTGCCGATGCCTATGACCGCACCTGCATCCGCATCGACGAGATGTGGCAGTCGTTGAAGATCGCTGAGCAGGCCATCGAGCGGCTGCGGGCGAGCGAGGGTGAGCCGGTCATGATCGCGGACAAGAAGATCGCCTGGCCGGCGCAGCTCTCGGTCGGCTCTGACGGGCAGGGCAACTCCCTGGACCACATCCGCAACATCATGGGTGAGTCGATGGAGTCACTCATCCACCACTTCAAGCTGGTCACCGAGGGCTTCCGGGTGCCGCCCGGTCAGGCCTACGTCGGCATCGAGTCGCCCAAGGGTGAGCTCGGCGTCCACCTGGTCTCCGACGGCGGGACCCGCCCCTACCGGGCGCACTTCCGTGATCCGTCGTTCCACAACCTGCAGGCGGCGTCCGTGCTGGCGGAGGGTGGCCTCGTCGCCGACGTCATCGTCGCGGTTGCCTCGATCGACCCCGTGATGGGAGGCGTGGACCGATGA
- the nuoE gene encoding NADH-quinone oxidoreductase subunit NuoE — MHYLTPLQASEEPYSAEQLASLRADAEAIIARYPQKRSALLPMLHLVQSVDSFVSGRGVDLCAEMLDLTRAEVSGVATFYTQYKRHPNGEYTVGVCTNTLCAVMGGDQIFAEVSEHLGIGHDETTPDGKITLESVECNAACDFAPVVMANWEFFDNQTPESTKAMVDDLRAGKPVAPTRGASRVCSFKQVSRMLAGFPDGLAHEGVGAGPASLEGLKLAKERGWEAPPSAREDDSDADTIQDTDTDAQDTTSDAEPETGEEHSSAQQPGADKEKDA, encoded by the coding sequence ATGCACTACCTCACGCCGCTGCAGGCCAGCGAGGAGCCGTACTCCGCCGAGCAGCTGGCGAGTCTGCGGGCGGACGCCGAGGCGATCATCGCGCGCTATCCGCAGAAGCGGTCGGCGCTGCTGCCGATGCTGCACCTGGTGCAGTCGGTGGACAGTTTTGTGTCCGGCCGCGGCGTGGACCTGTGCGCCGAGATGCTGGACCTCACCCGCGCGGAGGTGTCCGGTGTGGCGACCTTCTACACGCAGTACAAGCGCCACCCCAACGGCGAATACACCGTGGGCGTCTGCACCAACACGCTCTGCGCGGTGATGGGTGGCGACCAGATCTTCGCGGAGGTCAGCGAGCACCTCGGCATCGGTCACGACGAGACGACGCCAGACGGCAAGATCACCCTCGAGTCGGTCGAGTGCAACGCCGCGTGCGACTTCGCCCCCGTGGTCATGGCCAACTGGGAGTTCTTCGACAACCAGACCCCCGAGAGCACCAAGGCGATGGTCGATGACCTGCGCGCCGGCAAGCCGGTGGCGCCCACGCGCGGCGCCTCCCGGGTCTGCTCCTTCAAGCAGGTCTCGCGCATGCTGGCGGGATTCCCCGACGGTCTGGCCCACGAGGGCGTCGGCGCCGGTCCGGCCTCTCTCGAGGGCCTGAAGCTGGCCAAGGAACGTGGCTGGGAGGCGCCACCGTCCGCGCGCGAGGACGACAGTGACGCGGACACCATCCAGGACACCGACACGGACGCCCAGGACACCACGAGCGACGCAGAGCCGGAGACCGGCGAGGAGCACAGTTCGGCGCAGCAGCCGGGCGCAGACAAGGAGAAGGACGCGTGA
- the nuoF gene encoding NADH-quinone oxidoreductase subunit NuoF yields the protein MSTQLTPILTKFWDHPTSWTLETYEANGGYAGLRKALKADQADLVDMAKASGLRGRGGAGFPTGLKWSFLPKPDGGPRYLVINADEAEPGTCKDIPLLLAAPQILLEGMVITSFAIGCNHAFIYLRGEVAHVHRRVQLAIQEAYDAGYLGKDILGTGFDLDITLHSGAGAYICGEETALLDSLEGRRGQPRLKPPFPAVEGLYARPTVVNNVESIASIAPIAANGAEWFADMGTEKSQGFGIFSLSGHVTRPGQYEAPLGITLRELLDMAGGIRTGHTLKFWTPGGSSTPIFTDAHLDVPLDFESVAAAGSMLGTRALQIFDETTSVVRAVSRWTDFYAHESCGKCTPCREGTYWLKQIMQRLEHGKGSQDDIDKLVDICDNILGRAFCALGDGATSPITSAVQYFREEFEQGMHTPASELFPPERSTLFAKETQPA from the coding sequence GTGAGCACTCAGCTGACCCCGATCCTGACCAAGTTCTGGGATCACCCCACGAGCTGGACCCTGGAGACCTACGAGGCCAACGGCGGTTATGCCGGCCTGCGCAAGGCGCTCAAGGCTGACCAGGCCGACCTGGTCGACATGGCCAAGGCCTCCGGGCTGCGCGGTCGTGGTGGCGCCGGCTTCCCCACCGGCCTGAAGTGGAGCTTCCTGCCCAAGCCGGACGGTGGCCCCCGCTACCTCGTGATCAACGCCGATGAAGCCGAGCCCGGCACGTGCAAGGACATCCCGCTGCTCCTGGCCGCCCCACAGATCCTGCTCGAGGGCATGGTCATCACCTCCTTCGCGATCGGCTGCAACCACGCCTTTATCTATCTGCGCGGCGAGGTGGCCCACGTCCACCGGCGGGTGCAGCTGGCGATCCAGGAGGCCTACGACGCGGGCTACCTGGGCAAGGACATCCTGGGCACCGGGTTCGACCTGGACATCACACTGCACTCCGGAGCCGGCGCCTACATCTGCGGCGAGGAGACAGCCCTGCTGGACTCCCTGGAGGGCCGTCGTGGTCAGCCTCGGCTGAAGCCGCCGTTCCCCGCTGTCGAGGGTCTGTATGCCCGGCCCACGGTCGTCAACAACGTGGAGTCGATCGCCTCGATCGCCCCGATCGCGGCCAACGGCGCGGAGTGGTTCGCCGACATGGGCACGGAGAAGTCCCAAGGTTTCGGCATCTTCAGCCTCTCCGGACACGTCACCCGACCGGGTCAGTACGAAGCACCGCTGGGCATCACGCTGCGCGAGCTGCTGGACATGGCCGGCGGCATCCGCACCGGTCACACACTGAAGTTCTGGACCCCGGGCGGCTCGTCCACGCCGATCTTCACCGACGCGCACCTGGACGTGCCGCTGGACTTCGAGTCCGTCGCCGCCGCCGGTTCCATGCTCGGCACCCGGGCGCTGCAGATCTTCGACGAGACCACCTCGGTGGTCCGCGCCGTCTCGCGCTGGACCGACTTCTATGCCCACGAGTCCTGTGGCAAGTGCACCCCGTGCCGTGAGGGCACCTACTGGCTGAAGCAGATCATGCAGCGGCTGGAGCACGGCAAGGGCAGCCAGGACGACATCGACAAGCTCGTCGACATCTGCGACAACATCCTGGGCCGCGCCTTCTGCGCCCTGGGTGACGGCGCCACCAGCCCGATCACGTCTGCGGTGCAGTATTTCCGCGAGGAGTTCGAGCAGGGTATGCACACACCCGCCTCCGAGCTGTTCCCCCCGGAGCGTTCGACGCTGTTCGCGAAGGAGACCCAGCCAGCATGA
- a CDS encoding NADH-quinone oxidoreductase subunit G: MTVNTSPAAGGNPVFDEGADLPAEPDVKMVDLTIDGVDVSVPEGTLVIRAAEQIGVEIPRFCEHPLLDPIASCRQCLVEVATPDREGNVKAMPKPQPSCAVAVSPGMQVKTQHTSPVADKAQHGQMEFLLINHPLDCPVCDKGGECPLQNQAMSNGRPTSRFEDIKRTYPKPINISSQVLLDRERCILCARCTRFSDQIAGDPFIALIERGSLQQVGIYEEKPFESYFSGNTVQICPVGALTGAAYRFRSRPFDLVSTSSVCEHCASGCSIRTDHRRGSVLRRMALTDDQVNEEWNCDKGRWAFTYATQPDRLRDPVVRGADGAYHVATWDEAFAAAARGLAAAHAAQGVGVLVGGRSSVEDAYAYSKFARTVLGTNDIDFRARPHSAEETNFLASHVVRRTDVTYADVEAASSVLLVGLEPEDESPILFLRMRKGFLKNRTAVFSLAPFATRGLGKMGGTLIPTAPRTETEILQAIAADRSGQAGDGSDPVTSAAASLTHDSIILVGERLALVPGGLSGAAALAEATGARLAWVPRRAGERGALEVGALPNLLPGGRPVADEAARDAVAHAWGTGLPDTAGRDTQGILEAAAAGELSALVVGGVDPDDLPDPALARQALDRTFVVSLEFRESVVHEFADVILPVAPQQEKAGAYADWEGRLRTFDQALASNALSDHAVLDLVAAEMGTQLGARDLTALRHEMTALGPWEGTTDLHRVSAAQLAGPAQGEAVLATWHHLLDSGSMQDGEPFLAGTAPRSVARISAGTAESVGLTEGAHLAVSTERGTISLPVELTEMPDHVVWVPTNSPGSAVRATLGAEAGSIVAIAASQPADATTASHTATGGHA, from the coding sequence ATGACTGTCAACACCTCTCCCGCTGCCGGGGGCAACCCCGTGTTCGACGAGGGCGCCGACCTCCCGGCCGAGCCGGACGTGAAGATGGTCGACCTGACCATCGACGGGGTCGACGTCAGCGTCCCCGAGGGGACCCTGGTCATCCGGGCCGCCGAGCAGATCGGCGTCGAGATCCCGCGGTTCTGCGAGCACCCGCTCCTGGACCCGATCGCCTCCTGCCGTCAGTGCCTGGTCGAGGTCGCCACCCCCGACCGTGAGGGCAACGTCAAGGCGATGCCCAAGCCGCAGCCGTCGTGCGCGGTGGCGGTCTCGCCGGGCATGCAGGTCAAGACGCAGCACACCTCGCCGGTCGCCGACAAGGCGCAGCACGGCCAGATGGAGTTCCTGCTGATCAACCACCCGCTGGACTGCCCCGTCTGCGACAAGGGCGGCGAGTGCCCCCTGCAGAACCAGGCGATGTCCAACGGCCGGCCGACCTCGCGCTTCGAGGACATCAAGCGGACCTATCCCAAGCCAATCAACATCTCCTCGCAGGTGCTGCTGGACCGCGAGCGCTGCATCCTCTGCGCCCGCTGCACCCGCTTCTCCGACCAGATCGCCGGTGACCCGTTCATCGCGCTGATCGAGCGCGGCTCGTTGCAGCAGGTCGGCATCTATGAGGAGAAGCCGTTCGAGTCCTACTTCTCCGGCAACACCGTCCAGATCTGCCCGGTCGGCGCGCTGACCGGCGCGGCCTACCGCTTCCGCTCCCGTCCCTTCGACCTGGTCTCCACGTCCAGTGTCTGTGAGCACTGTGCGTCCGGTTGCTCGATCCGCACGGACCACCGGCGCGGCTCGGTGCTGCGCCGCATGGCGCTGACCGACGACCAGGTCAACGAGGAGTGGAACTGCGACAAGGGCCGTTGGGCATTCACCTACGCGACCCAGCCCGACCGGCTGCGCGACCCCGTCGTCCGTGGCGCGGACGGCGCCTACCACGTCGCCACCTGGGACGAGGCGTTCGCTGCCGCGGCCAGAGGTCTGGCCGCCGCCCACGCCGCGCAGGGAGTCGGGGTGCTGGTCGGAGGGCGCAGCTCGGTCGAGGACGCCTACGCCTACAGCAAGTTCGCCCGCACCGTCCTGGGCACCAACGACATCGACTTCCGGGCTCGGCCGCACTCGGCCGAGGAGACCAACTTCCTGGCCTCGCACGTCGTGCGGCGCACGGACGTGACGTATGCCGACGTCGAGGCTGCCTCCTCCGTGCTGCTGGTGGGTCTGGAGCCGGAGGACGAGAGCCCGATCCTGTTCCTGCGGATGCGCAAGGGGTTCCTGAAGAACAGGACGGCCGTCTTCTCCCTCGCGCCGTTCGCGACCCGTGGTCTGGGCAAGATGGGCGGGACGTTGATCCCGACGGCTCCGCGCACGGAGACCGAGATCCTGCAGGCGATCGCGGCGGACCGCTCAGGTCAGGCCGGTGACGGCTCTGACCCGGTCACCAGCGCTGCCGCGTCGCTGACCCACGACTCGATCATCCTCGTGGGCGAGCGCCTGGCGCTGGTCCCGGGCGGCCTGTCCGGAGCCGCCGCGCTCGCCGAGGCCACCGGTGCCCGCCTGGCGTGGGTCCCGCGTCGTGCGGGCGAGCGTGGAGCACTCGAGGTCGGCGCGCTGCCGAACCTCCTGCCGGGCGGACGCCCGGTCGCTGACGAGGCGGCCCGCGACGCCGTGGCACACGCGTGGGGGACCGGTCTGCCGGACACGGCGGGCCGAGACACCCAGGGCATCCTCGAGGCTGCGGCCGCGGGAGAGCTCAGCGCGCTAGTGGTGGGCGGCGTCGACCCCGACGACCTGCCGGACCCGGCCCTGGCCCGTCAGGCACTGGACCGCACGTTCGTCGTGTCGCTGGAGTTCCGCGAGTCCGTGGTCCACGAGTTTGCCGACGTGATCCTTCCGGTGGCTCCCCAGCAGGAGAAGGCTGGTGCCTACGCGGACTGGGAGGGCCGCCTGCGCACGTTCGATCAGGCGCTGGCCTCCAATGCGCTCAGTGACCATGCCGTGCTCGACCTGGTGGCTGCGGAGATGGGCACCCAGCTGGGAGCACGCGACCTGACCGCGCTGCGGCACGAGATGACGGCGCTCGGGCCCTGGGAGGGCACCACCGACCTGCACCGGGTCTCGGCCGCCCAGCTCGCTGGCCCCGCTCAGGGCGAGGCTGTCCTGGCCACCTGGCACCACCTGCTCGACAGCGGCTCCATGCAGGACGGTGAACCGTTCCTCGCCGGCACGGCACCGCGCTCCGTGGCCCGGATCTCCGCCGGGACCGCAGAGTCCGTCGGACTCACCGAGGGCGCGCACCTGGCGGTCAGCACCGAGCGCGGCACCATCAGCCTGCCCGTCGAGCTCACCGAGATGCCGGACCACGTGGTCTGGGTCCCGACCAACTCGCCCGGGTCCGCTGTGCGTGCCACCCTGGGCGCCGAGGCTGGCTCTATCGTGGCCATCGCGGCCAGCCAACCGGCTGACGCGACGACGGCGAGCCACACCGCCACAGGAGGTCACGCATGA
- the nuoH gene encoding NADH-quinone oxidoreductase subunit NuoH, with protein MSALGVVTELAAYSPTALAAVPVPLSDLPVADFSDTPWWLSLIKAVGIFVYLLLSVLVVIWFERRLIGRMQQRPGPNRFGPIGILQTLADGLKLIMKEDVTPTNADKVMFVLAPLMVGSLAFVSFGIIPMGGEVSMFGHTTPLQLTDTPVATLLVLAVAGVAAYGFVLAGWSSGSTYPLLGGLRSTAQVISYEIAMGLSLVAVFLYAGSMSTSQIVAAQDRWWFAFPLFFSFVVYVITMVGETNRLPFDLAEGEGELGGGFHTEYSSMKFGMFFLGEYINMFTVAGLATTLFLGGYHAPWPIGAINDGMFSEGWWGILWFTLKMWSFIFFYVWLRGSLPRVRYDQFMKLGWKVLIPLSLVWVVAVILMRAADPSIGYFGSGRWPVIITTALVIISVVGGIMLLMSYLEKKEAATLEARRPPVEVDPFAGGFPVPPLPGQTLVEPSRRGPAVAQAAPVAGTAGSGRDRASTAVLDDTSADDDRTDDDRTGNGRTGNGRTDNGNGEDSRG; from the coding sequence ATGAGTGCGCTGGGCGTCGTCACCGAGCTGGCGGCATACTCTCCGACCGCTCTCGCGGCAGTCCCCGTCCCGCTCTCTGACCTGCCGGTCGCCGACTTCAGCGACACCCCCTGGTGGCTGTCGCTGATCAAGGCCGTCGGGATCTTCGTCTATCTGCTCCTCTCGGTCCTGGTCGTCATCTGGTTCGAGCGCCGCCTCATCGGCCGCATGCAGCAGCGGCCCGGCCCCAACCGGTTCGGCCCGATCGGCATCCTGCAGACGCTGGCTGACGGCCTGAAGCTGATCATGAAGGAGGACGTCACCCCCACCAACGCGGACAAGGTCATGTTCGTCCTGGCCCCGCTGATGGTCGGTTCGCTGGCGTTCGTCTCCTTCGGGATCATCCCGATGGGTGGCGAGGTCTCGATGTTCGGGCACACCACCCCGCTGCAGCTGACCGACACCCCGGTCGCAACCCTGCTGGTGCTGGCCGTGGCCGGTGTCGCCGCCTACGGCTTCGTGCTCGCCGGATGGTCCTCGGGATCGACCTACCCGCTGCTGGGTGGACTGCGCTCGACTGCTCAGGTGATCTCCTACGAGATCGCGATGGGCCTGTCCCTGGTCGCGGTCTTCCTCTACGCCGGCTCCATGTCGACCAGCCAGATCGTGGCCGCGCAGGACCGCTGGTGGTTCGCCTTCCCGCTCTTCTTCTCCTTCGTGGTCTACGTGATCACCATGGTCGGCGAGACCAACCGGTTGCCGTTCGACCTGGCGGAGGGCGAGGGCGAGCTCGGCGGTGGCTTCCACACCGAGTACTCCTCGATGAAGTTCGGCATGTTCTTCCTCGGTGAGTACATCAACATGTTCACCGTCGCGGGACTGGCCACCACGCTCTTCCTGGGCGGCTACCACGCCCCCTGGCCGATCGGTGCGATCAACGACGGCATGTTCAGCGAGGGCTGGTGGGGCATCCTCTGGTTCACCCTCAAGATGTGGAGCTTCATCTTCTTCTATGTCTGGTTGCGAGGTTCGCTCCCGCGCGTGCGCTACGACCAGTTCATGAAGCTCGGCTGGAAGGTGCTCATCCCGCTGTCACTGGTGTGGGTCGTGGCCGTGATCCTGATGCGCGCCGCCGACCCCTCGATCGGCTACTTCGGGTCTGGCCGCTGGCCGGTCATCATCACCACCGCACTGGTCATCATCAGTGTCGTGGGCGGCATCATGCTCCTGATGAGCTATCTGGAGAAGAAGGAGGCCGCCACCCTCGAGGCCCGACGCCCACCGGTCGAGGTCGACCCGTTCGCTGGTGGCTTCCCGGTGCCGCCGCTGCCGGGCCAGACCTTGGTGGAGCCCTCGCGCCGTGGCCCGGCCGTGGCCCAGGCCGCACCGGTTGCCGGCACCGCCGGCAGCGGCAGGGACAGGGCCAGCACCGCTGTCCTCGACGACACGAGCGCCGACGACGACAGAACCGACGACGACAGAACCGGCAACGGCAGAACCGGCAACGGCAGAACCGACAACGGCAATGGGGAGGACTCCCGTGGCTGA
- the nuoI gene encoding NADH-quinone oxidoreductase subunit NuoI, which translates to MADQGHQAKHSESASGRSKGAEVAKVPPADTPPATVTRPDGTEEQPGFLEELFAPVAGFGVSFGTMFRKIYTEEYPEKPRPTAARFHGRHQLNRYPDGLEKCIGCELCAWACPADAIYVEGADNIEGARFSPGERYGRVYQINYLRCIFCGMCIEACPTRALTMTNEYELADKGRAPLIYEKHQLLAPVREGQLPPPFPMAEGTVERDYYRGKVTAPTREQRDFVFARDKAAQRAAEVKAAGDDKPDHEEVSR; encoded by the coding sequence GTGGCTGACCAAGGACATCAGGCCAAGCACTCGGAATCAGCGTCCGGGCGCAGCAAGGGCGCGGAGGTCGCCAAGGTCCCACCGGCGGACACCCCGCCTGCGACGGTGACCCGCCCCGACGGGACCGAGGAACAACCCGGCTTCCTCGAGGAGCTGTTCGCCCCCGTCGCGGGTTTCGGCGTCTCGTTCGGGACCATGTTCCGCAAGATCTACACCGAGGAGTACCCCGAGAAGCCGCGCCCCACTGCGGCCCGGTTCCACGGACGGCACCAGCTCAACAGATACCCCGACGGCCTCGAGAAGTGCATCGGGTGCGAGCTGTGCGCGTGGGCCTGCCCCGCGGACGCCATCTATGTCGAGGGCGCGGACAACATCGAGGGCGCCCGCTTCTCTCCCGGTGAGCGCTACGGCCGCGTCTATCAGATCAACTACCTGCGCTGCATCTTCTGTGGGATGTGCATCGAGGCGTGCCCGACGCGAGCCCTGACGATGACCAACGAGTACGAGCTGGCGGACAAGGGCCGCGCTCCGCTCATCTATGAGAAGCACCAGCTGCTCGCCCCGGTGCGCGAGGGGCAGCTGCCCCCGCCGTTCCCGATGGCTGAGGGCACCGTCGAGCGCGACTACTACCGCGGCAAGGTCACTGCCCCGACCAGGGAGCAGCGTGACTTCGTCTTCGCCCGGGACAAGGCAGCCCAGCGGGCCGCCGAGGTCAAGGCCGCCGGGGACGACAAACCCGACCACGAGGAGGTGTCCCGGTGA
- a CDS encoding NADH-quinone oxidoreductase subunit J, giving the protein MSGGEALLFWVLGPVMVLGALGLLFVHKAVHAAMSMAMVMVALGILYIAQYAEFVGIIQIFVYSGAVMMLFLFVVMTVGVDASDARIETIPGQRAWGWILALVFVALGSYAISRVTFPEPVGLEAAQSEGAVTALAREIFTNQVFSFEVLGSLLVIAVMGAMVLAHHERLTPRRTQREYAADRVRSNQWVAGKPAPGVYARHNASDTPALLPDGTPVEVSVPRVLVARGQVHEPYRGVDPAGDPPDSETADLPGPTDDPTGER; this is encoded by the coding sequence GTGAGCGGTGGTGAGGCCCTGCTCTTCTGGGTGCTGGGTCCCGTCATGGTGCTCGGCGCCCTCGGGCTCCTGTTTGTGCACAAGGCGGTCCACGCGGCGATGTCCATGGCGATGGTGATGGTCGCCCTCGGCATCCTCTACATCGCCCAGTACGCCGAGTTCGTCGGGATCATCCAGATCTTCGTCTACTCCGGCGCGGTCATGATGCTGTTCCTGTTCGTCGTCATGACGGTGGGTGTCGACGCCTCCGACGCCCGGATCGAGACCATCCCGGGCCAGCGTGCCTGGGGATGGATCCTGGCGCTGGTCTTCGTCGCGCTCGGCAGCTACGCCATCAGCAGGGTCACCTTCCCGGAGCCCGTCGGGCTGGAAGCCGCTCAGAGCGAGGGCGCCGTCACGGCCCTGGCCCGGGAGATCTTCACCAACCAGGTGTTCAGCTTCGAGGTCCTGGGCTCACTCCTGGTGATCGCCGTCATGGGTGCCATGGTGCTGGCGCACCACGAGCGCCTCACCCCGCGTCGCACCCAGCGCGAGTACGCCGCCGACCGGGTGCGCTCCAACCAGTGGGTGGCCGGCAAGCCGGCCCCCGGCGTCTATGCCCGGCACAACGCCTCCGACACCCCGGCGCTGCTGCCCGATGGCACCCCTGTCGAGGTGTCCGTGCCCCGTGTGCTGGTCGCGCGCGGCCAGGTGCACGAGCCCTACCGGGGGGTCGACCCGGCCGGTGACCCACCGGACAGCGAGACCGCTGACCTGCCGGGCCCGACCGATGACCCGACGGGAGAGCGCTGA
- the nuoK gene encoding NADH-quinone oxidoreductase subunit NuoK — protein MDLSAYIYLSTVLFTIGALVVLLRRNTIIVFMGVELMLNACNLSLITFARMHGNLDGQVYALFVMVVAAAEVVVGLAIIMSIYRARRSASVDDANLLKL, from the coding sequence ATGGACCTCTCGGCATACATCTATCTGTCCACCGTGCTGTTCACCATCGGCGCGCTGGTGGTGCTGCTGCGACGCAACACGATCATCGTGTTCATGGGCGTGGAGCTGATGCTCAACGCGTGCAACCTGTCCCTGATCACGTTCGCGCGGATGCACGGCAACCTCGACGGTCAGGTCTATGCCCTGTTCGTCATGGTCGTCGCGGCCGCCGAGGTTGTCGTGGGACTGGCCATCATCATGTCCATCTATCGGGCGCGTCGCTCGGCCTCGGTCGACGACGCCAACCTGCTGAAGCTGTAA